Proteins co-encoded in one Planctomycetaceae bacterium genomic window:
- a CDS encoding segregation/condensation protein A: MSDYRVNLDIYAGPLDLLLYLIRRDEVDIHNIPIARITQQYIEHVEVLKALDPNVVGDFLVLAATLMEIKTRMLLPAPPPEEGGEEGLEIDPRAELVRQLLQYKAFKDAAFDLADAAAQQAMKFPRRPGHVGGQDESALDLEDVQIWDLLSAFGRLMDAIGQTARQHEVIYDDTPQELHSQDILDRLAREGALSFSQIFHGRTSRSEIIGLFLALLELVRQKSIIVGQDANFGEIQVVLNPDPPTATESTGETGATHNSVVRVPDHPDSHPESMGETPMPPQSMGETPMPPQSMGEAPMPQRDEPADEPPAEA; this comes from the coding sequence GTGAGCGACTACCGCGTCAACCTCGACATCTACGCCGGTCCGCTGGACCTGCTGCTGTACCTCATCCGCCGCGACGAGGTCGACATCCACAACATCCCCATCGCCCGGATCACCCAGCAGTACATCGAGCACGTCGAGGTGCTCAAGGCGTTGGACCCCAACGTCGTGGGCGACTTCCTCGTCCTGGCCGCGACACTGATGGAAATCAAGACCCGCATGCTTCTGCCGGCCCCGCCGCCCGAGGAAGGCGGCGAGGAAGGCCTCGAGATCGACCCCCGTGCCGAACTGGTCCGACAGCTCCTGCAATACAAGGCGTTCAAAGACGCCGCGTTTGACCTGGCCGACGCGGCCGCCCAGCAGGCCATGAAATTTCCACGCCGACCGGGGCACGTGGGCGGGCAGGACGAATCGGCGCTGGACCTCGAAGACGTCCAGATCTGGGACCTGCTCTCGGCGTTCGGGCGGCTGATGGACGCCATCGGCCAGACCGCCCGCCAGCACGAGGTCATCTACGACGACACGCCCCAGGAACTGCACTCGCAGGATATCCTCGACCGCCTCGCCCGCGAAGGGGCCCTGAGCTTCAGCCAGATCTTCCACGGCCGCACCTCGCGCAGCGAGATCATCGGCCTCTTCCTGGCGCTGCTGGAACTGGTGCGGCAGAAGTCGATCATCGTCGGCCAGGACGCCAACTTCGGCGAGATCCAAGTCGTGCTCAACCCCGACCCGCCGACGGCAACAGAGAGCACGGGCGAGACGGGTGCCACGCACAACTCCGTTGTGCGTGTCCCTGACCACCCCGATTCACATCCAGAGAGCATGGGCGAGACGCCCATGCCACCCCAGAGCATGGGCGAGACGCCCATGCCACCCCAGAGCATGGGCGAGGCGCCCATGCCGCAGAGAGACGAGCCTGCCGATGAACCCCCAGCAGAAGCTTGA
- a CDS encoding LamG-like jellyroll fold domain-containing protein, producing MASKTMTIAAIAAVLLACSAKARADADPPAAGAFTLVIMPDTQSYTQHDTGLLYAQTQWIADHVTSNAIAGVIQVGDLTQNNYSTEWATVRGAMDSLNGVVPYVLSTGNHDYGPCGDSSTRNTTFNSAAYFGDGTPYATQASIGGFFESGKTDNSYSTFTAAGKEWIVLSLEFAPRDSVVAWADQVLTAHPDAKAIITTHAYLDSTELRYDWDAYGAAQEASPRSYGLAALGGGANDGQDLWDSLVSKHNVAFVFSGHALGDGAARNSVVNDTGTTTHEIMANFQDGVTGSTNGGNGYLRLVEIVSADIDIVHVRTYSPSLDAYLTGPQQDFLLMPTVDTQGKLSPQVVIDQAPVLYHRLSAESGSGVTNYGSGGASLNAAYSGSGNASQFDGSEVVVTDSPVAAMSQWSVSAWVRSASAAGAQTVFSTGSGAWNDAVLLGLSPDASTAADRWAVIHQDDQTHLGTSVTDTADAVAGQWYQLTAVSTGGVLRLYVNGVLSGQSVLSGHDLDLGAGLLTIGQGFEGTIAEVALYDRPLGTVEVMTQYQAAGNRVVAGNVQVAGATDPNNNTVGAVTIPQQAYPGLGVSLANEGDIELTKAGSGLKYTDGVLMATVRQGMRDGVVGTVEVGRNSFGTGFMALSTTQAGAELNEININTAVAWFPFSGGWIGGHVDTTGTIIAGNGVTQSMLTVTGGEVGRSTLNLGVDSRTDGLLLAIGGANWYNVVQTGVLADGSGWDIRVQTNTADFLSPGSSTSDFSFVYLPGDTPGLIGGRYDGYEMSNLLSFGDFTMVTLGAGTYRLTIDGQSPETGMLLLSDSFEVTSGGRTAPDDNILCYESDGNGGFLIYSRDLPGLNLQHTQFAWAFVSFDEPLGLGEVHPVPEPVSLLMMLGVAAPILLRRKR from the coding sequence ATGGCATCTAAGACAATGACCATAGCGGCGATTGCTGCGGTGCTCTTGGCCTGTTCAGCGAAGGCCCGCGCCGATGCCGACCCCCCTGCCGCCGGGGCCTTCACGCTGGTCATCATGCCCGACACGCAGAGCTATACACAGCATGACACCGGCCTTCTTTACGCCCAGACGCAGTGGATCGCCGATCACGTCACGAGCAACGCCATCGCCGGCGTCATCCAGGTCGGCGACCTGACCCAGAACAACTACAGCACCGAGTGGGCGACCGTCCGCGGCGCCATGGACAGCCTCAACGGCGTCGTGCCGTACGTGCTAAGCACCGGCAACCACGACTACGGCCCCTGCGGCGATTCCTCCACGCGAAACACGACCTTCAACTCGGCGGCCTACTTTGGCGACGGCACGCCCTACGCCACGCAGGCCTCCATCGGCGGGTTCTTCGAAAGCGGCAAGACCGACAACAGCTACAGCACGTTCACTGCCGCCGGCAAGGAGTGGATCGTCCTGTCGCTGGAGTTCGCCCCGCGCGATTCGGTGGTGGCCTGGGCCGACCAGGTGCTGACCGCTCATCCCGACGCCAAGGCGATCATCACCACGCACGCGTATCTGGACTCGACCGAGCTGCGCTACGACTGGGACGCCTACGGCGCCGCGCAGGAGGCCTCGCCGCGAAGCTATGGCCTGGCCGCCTTGGGCGGCGGCGCTAACGACGGGCAGGACCTGTGGGACTCGCTGGTCTCCAAGCACAATGTCGCGTTCGTCTTCAGCGGCCACGCCCTCGGCGATGGCGCCGCCCGCAACAGTGTCGTGAACGACACGGGCACGACCACGCACGAGATCATGGCCAACTTTCAGGACGGCGTGACCGGCTCGACCAACGGCGGCAACGGCTACCTGAGGTTGGTCGAGATCGTCTCGGCCGACATCGACATCGTCCACGTGCGGACGTACTCGCCCTCGCTCGACGCGTACCTGACGGGTCCGCAGCAGGACTTCCTGCTCATGCCGACGGTGGACACACAGGGCAAACTCAGCCCGCAGGTAGTGATCGACCAGGCGCCCGTGCTGTACCACCGGCTGTCAGCCGAGAGCGGCTCGGGCGTGACCAACTATGGATCGGGCGGCGCCTCGCTGAACGCCGCGTACAGCGGCTCGGGGAACGCGTCGCAGTTTGACGGCAGCGAGGTTGTCGTGACCGATTCGCCCGTTGCCGCGATGTCGCAGTGGTCGGTATCGGCCTGGGTGCGGTCCGCCAGCGCCGCCGGGGCTCAGACGGTCTTCAGCACCGGCAGCGGCGCGTGGAACGACGCGGTGCTTCTGGGCCTTTCGCCCGACGCAAGCACGGCCGCCGATCGCTGGGCCGTCATTCACCAGGACGACCAGACGCACCTGGGTACCAGCGTGACCGACACCGCCGACGCCGTCGCCGGCCAGTGGTATCAGCTCACCGCCGTCAGCACGGGCGGGGTTTTGCGGCTTTACGTCAACGGCGTGCTGAGCGGTCAGAGCGTTTTGAGCGGTCACGATCTGGACCTGGGAGCGGGGCTGCTGACGATCGGGCAGGGCTTCGAGGGCACGATCGCCGAGGTGGCGCTGTACGACCGCCCGCTGGGGACGGTCGAGGTGATGACGCAGTACCAGGCGGCGGGCAACCGCGTGGTGGCCGGCAACGTGCAGGTCGCCGGCGCGACCGACCCCAACAACAATACCGTCGGCGCGGTGACCATTCCTCAGCAGGCGTACCCCGGCCTGGGCGTCAGCTTGGCCAACGAGGGCGACATCGAGTTGACCAAGGCCGGCAGCGGATTGAAATACACCGACGGCGTGCTGATGGCCACGGTTCGCCAGGGCATGCGCGACGGCGTCGTCGGCACGGTCGAGGTCGGGCGCAACAGCTTTGGGACGGGCTTCATGGCGTTGTCCACGACGCAAGCCGGAGCCGAACTCAACGAGATCAACATCAACACGGCTGTGGCGTGGTTCCCCTTCAGCGGCGGCTGGATCGGCGGGCACGTCGACACGACCGGCACGATCATCGCCGGCAACGGCGTGACGCAGTCGATGCTGACGGTGACCGGCGGCGAGGTGGGTCGCAGCACGCTGAACCTGGGCGTCGACTCGCGAACCGACGGGCTGCTGCTGGCCATCGGGGGGGCGAACTGGTACAACGTGGTGCAGACGGGCGTGCTGGCCGACGGCAGCGGGTGGGACATCCGCGTGCAGACCAACACGGCCGACTTCCTCTCTCCCGGCTCCAGCACGTCGGACTTCTCGTTCGTCTACCTGCCGGGAGACACCCCGGGCCTGATCGGCGGGCGCTACGACGGGTATGAGATGAGCAATCTGCTGTCCTTCGGTGATTTCACGATGGTGACGCTGGGCGCCGGGACGTACCGCCTGACCATCGACGGCCAGTCGCCCGAGACGGGCATGCTGCTGCTGAGCGATTCGTTCGAGGTGACCTCCGGCGGTCGCACCGCTCCCGACGACAACATTCTCTGCTACGAATCGGACGGCAACGGCGGGTTCCTGATCTACTCTCGCGACCTGCCGGGTCTGAACCTGCAGCACACGCAGTTTGCCTGGGCGTTTGTGAGCTTCGACGAACCGCTGGGCCTGGGCGAGGTTCACCCCGTGCCCGAGCCGGTCTCGCTGCTGATGATGCTCGGCGTCGCGGCGCCGATCCTCCTGCGGCGAAAGAGATAA
- a CDS encoding LptF/LptG family permease, with translation MKILDRYIVRTFLTTTFMWFVVMMSLRIVIDLFINLDEFNKGSGGVSATLGRAMEYYSAWSTVYFQQLGKAIIVFGALTTLYTMNRTNELTAILASGRSLHRVILPIILCALGLSGLNIINQEIVIPPLGPLLSADRDSFSENKLLQVFLTPDGSNSTWYSSEFDALTGVMANPLVVLREDANDDKRPDFRGLAMISGQSAKSGQLELLRPDPAAAGEVLTGWFIAGGKLTSYRTSGNPMQLANSQAIVTSVTAKPYLDHLVKSMDGRALPPAKDAGYMRNAKGLSLVERVDALSNMHVRAREFVSGAAAVAKDRPSILVKPQFIFRGGADNRILAVITADRAVEDQGGQWTLTGGSVFCPSDLTSKELQLRQNTRWLDYLSTAQLGAMLESGALPNLTRRAMLTKHLRFAEPFNSLILLLLVVPFMLSRERNLKASTLLGVTMGVGFYAFIYICQYAALSPTLTAWLPVLLFGPVAVVMLDSVKT, from the coding sequence ATGAAGATCCTGGATCGCTACATTGTGCGCACCTTCCTGACGACCACGTTCATGTGGTTCGTCGTGATGATGTCGCTGCGCATCGTGATCGACCTGTTCATCAACCTCGACGAGTTCAACAAAGGCTCCGGCGGCGTCAGCGCAACGCTCGGGCGGGCGATGGAGTATTACTCCGCCTGGTCGACGGTGTATTTCCAGCAACTGGGCAAGGCCATCATCGTCTTCGGCGCCCTGACGACGCTGTACACGATGAACCGAACCAACGAACTGACGGCGATTCTGGCCTCGGGGCGAAGCCTCCACCGCGTCATCCTGCCGATCATCCTCTGCGCGCTGGGTCTGAGCGGGCTCAATATCATCAACCAGGAAATCGTCATCCCGCCGCTGGGACCGCTGCTGTCGGCCGACCGCGACTCCTTCTCCGAAAACAAGCTCCTGCAGGTGTTCCTGACGCCCGACGGCTCGAACTCGACCTGGTACTCCAGCGAGTTCGACGCCCTCACTGGGGTGATGGCCAATCCGCTGGTGGTCCTTCGAGAGGATGCCAATGACGACAAGCGCCCCGATTTCCGCGGTCTGGCCATGATCTCCGGTCAGAGCGCCAAATCCGGGCAGCTCGAACTGCTGCGACCGGACCCCGCCGCCGCGGGCGAGGTCCTGACCGGATGGTTCATCGCCGGCGGAAAGCTCACCAGCTATCGCACCAGCGGCAACCCGATGCAACTGGCCAACAGCCAGGCCATCGTCACCTCCGTCACGGCCAAGCCTTACCTGGACCACTTGGTCAAGTCGATGGACGGCCGGGCGCTGCCGCCGGCCAAAGACGCCGGCTACATGCGTAACGCGAAGGGCCTTTCGCTGGTGGAGCGCGTGGACGCGCTGTCCAACATGCACGTGCGGGCTCGCGAGTTCGTCAGCGGCGCCGCGGCGGTCGCCAAGGACCGCCCGTCGATCCTGGTCAAGCCGCAGTTCATCTTTCGCGGCGGGGCCGACAACCGCATCCTGGCGGTGATTACGGCGGATCGGGCCGTGGAAGATCAGGGCGGTCAGTGGACCCTGACCGGCGGGAGCGTGTTCTGCCCGTCGGACCTGACGAGCAAGGAACTGCAGTTGCGCCAGAACACGCGGTGGCTGGACTATCTCTCGACCGCCCAGCTCGGGGCGATGCTGGAAAGCGGGGCGCTGCCCAACCTCACGCGGCGGGCGATGCTGACCAAGCACCTGCGCTTCGCCGAGCCGTTCAACAGCCTGATCCTGCTGCTGCTGGTCGTGCCGTTCATGCTCTCGCGCGAGCGGAATCTCAAGGCCTCGACCCTGCTGGGCGTGACGATGGGCGTGGGATTCTATGCCTTCATCTACATCTGCCAGTACGCCGCCCTCTCGCCGACGCTGACGGCGTGGCTGCCGGTGCTGCTGTTCGGCCCGGTGGCGGTCGTCATGCTCGATTCGGTGAAAACCTAG
- a CDS encoding class I SAM-dependent methyltransferase, with protein sequence MEKKHSTVWGRIKRAWRKRGPIGFVRLAWRNAVIYAKLPFNSKAIRRQHFDHSFDKQYGTDTTGFIPIGALTVPAEHEDHAREYLPSDTNIFRGILARVPIDHSQFTFIDFGSGKGRTLLLASDYPFKRIIGVEFAVEMHRVAVNNIAVYKSPTQKCACLESICTDATVYQLPDSPLVCYLYAPFDDVVLTKLLANLKRWAGDHRHDVYVLYLHCEHRRLFDQSPDWKLVDEKAYIGKEDGFAIYQLARS encoded by the coding sequence ATGGAGAAGAAACACTCAACCGTCTGGGGACGGATCAAACGGGCGTGGCGCAAACGCGGACCGATCGGCTTTGTGCGTCTGGCGTGGAGGAATGCGGTCATCTACGCCAAACTGCCGTTCAATTCGAAGGCCATCCGCAGGCAGCACTTCGATCATAGTTTTGACAAACAGTACGGCACCGACACCACCGGCTTCATCCCGATCGGGGCTCTTACCGTCCCTGCCGAGCACGAGGACCACGCACGCGAATACCTGCCCTCGGACACCAACATCTTCCGGGGCATCCTGGCGCGGGTGCCTATCGATCATTCACAATTCACGTTCATCGACTTCGGTTCGGGCAAGGGCCGCACGCTTCTGCTGGCGTCGGATTACCCGTTCAAGCGGATCATCGGCGTGGAGTTTGCTGTCGAGATGCATCGCGTCGCCGTCAACAATATCGCGGTCTACAAGTCCCCGACACAAAAGTGCGCTTGTCTGGAGTCCATCTGCACGGATGCGACGGTCTACCAGTTGCCGGACTCTCCCCTGGTATGCTACCTGTATGCTCCCTTCGACGATGTCGTGCTTACCAAGCTGCTGGCAAACCTCAAGCGATGGGCCGGGGACCATCGCCACGACGTCTATGTGCTGTACCTCCATTGCGAGCACCGGCGCCTGTTCGACCAGTCGCCGGACTGGAAGCTCGTGGACGAGAAAGCGTACATCGGCAAGGAGGACGGGTTCGCGATCTATCAACTCGCCCGGTCGTGA
- a CDS encoding RidA family protein, protein MNPQQKLEQLGLRLPTPPKAVGLYAPALRSGNLVFTSGQIAMAAGELLGAGKVPVQVPLDLAAACARQAVLNALAAVAAVAGSLDAIRRIVRMNVFVNSSAGFTDQPKVANAASELLLELFGPAAGTHTRCATGAAELPLNSPVEIDLIVEMIS, encoded by the coding sequence ATGAACCCCCAGCAGAAGCTTGAACAACTGGGCCTGAGATTGCCCACCCCGCCCAAGGCCGTCGGCCTGTACGCGCCGGCCCTGCGCAGCGGCAATCTCGTCTTCACGTCAGGTCAGATAGCGATGGCCGCGGGCGAACTGCTGGGCGCCGGCAAGGTGCCCGTGCAGGTGCCGCTGGACTTGGCCGCAGCGTGCGCCCGCCAGGCGGTGCTCAATGCCCTGGCGGCAGTGGCGGCCGTGGCCGGCTCTCTCGACGCGATCCGCCGGATCGTTCGCATGAACGTGTTCGTCAATTCCTCAGCGGGATTTACGGATCAACCCAAAGTCGCCAACGCCGCCAGCGAGCTGCTGCTGGAGCTGTTCGGTCCGGCAGCGGGCACGCACACGCGCTGCGCCACAGGCGCCGCTGAGTTGCCGCTCAATTCGCCCGTAGAGATCGATCTGATCGTTGAAATGATCTCTTGA